A region of Necator americanus strain Aroian chromosome I, whole genome shotgun sequence DNA encodes the following proteins:
- a CDS encoding hypothetical protein (NECATOR_CHRI.G2454.T1) has product MSRRYRSPWQLSVIDKELINCPLILFICQGTSKQSIRRLCVLLATETVTLLLLLLLLLLLLLLLLLLLLLLLLLLLLLLLLLLLLLLLLLSSIFSL; this is encoded by the exons ATGAGCCGACGATACCGTTCTCCTTGGCAACTGAGCGTCATCGACAAAGAACTTATCAACTGCCccctaattttatttatttgccaaGGGACATCGAAACAgtc AATTCGGCGTCTGTGTGTGTTGCTTGCAACAGAAACGGTTAcgctcttattattattattattattattattattattattattattattattattattattattattattattattattattattattattattattattattattattattattattattattatcttccatcttttctctttga